The Vibrio bathopelagicus genomic sequence CTTCAATGCTAGTAGTAAACAAGGTTGATGGTATCGACCCTGATGCTGCAAGTGCTGACTTCTGGCAGCTAGGCGTTGAAGACATGTATCAAATCGCAGCGGCACACGGTCGTGGTGTAACCGCACTGATTGACCTTGCACTTAACCCATTCGCTGAAGCGCTAAAAGCTGAGAATGGTGAAGTAAGCGATTTGACTGAGTTTGAAGACGAAGAAGAAGAGCAAGTTGATTTCACTGAAGAAGAAGCGGAAGAAGAATTCAAGCGCCTTCAAGATCAACCGATTAAGCTAGCGATCATTGGTCGTCCTAACGTAGGTAAATCAACATTAACTAACCGTATTCTTGGTGAAGAACGTGTTGTTGTTTACGATATGCCAGGTACAACTCGTGACTCTATCTACATTCCAATGCAGCGTGATGAGCGTGAATACGTTCTGATTGATACTGCAGGTGTTCGTCGTCGTAAAAACATCAATGAAACTGTAGAGAAGTTCTCTGTAGTTAAAACACTGAAAGCGATTGAAGACGCTAACGTTGTTCTACTGCTTATTGATGCTAGAGACAACATCTCTGATCAAGACTTGAGCTTGTTAGGCTTTGCGTTGAATGCTGGTCGTTCAATCGTGATTGCAGTAAACAAGTGGGATGGTCTAGACAGCGATGTTAAAGATCGCGTTAAGAAAGAGCTAGACCGCCGTTTAGGTTTCGTTGATTTCGCACGTATTCACTTTATCTCTGCACTTCACGGTACAGGTGTTGGTCACTTGTTTGAATCTGTTCAAGAAGCTTACAAGTCAGCGACAACACGTGTTGGTACTTCTGTTCTGACTCGTATCATGAAAATGGCAACCGATGATCACCAACCACCTATGGTTCGTGGCCGTCGTGTGAAACTAAAATACGCGCACGCTGGTGGTTACAATCCACCTATTATCGTTATCCACGGTAACCAAGTTCGTAACTTGCCAGATTCGTACAAACGATTCCTAATGAACTACTACCGTCGTTCGCTAGAGATCATGGGTACACCGATTCGCATTCAATTCCAGAACAGCGAAAACCCGTTTGAAGCGAAAACAAACAAGCTAACGATTTCTCAGGAACGCAAACGTAAGCGTATGATGAGCATGATGAAAGGCCGTAAATAACCCTTTCTAATCGATTTGATACCCGAGCCTGTCTCGGGTATTTTTTTAAGTAAAATTTGAGTTAGCCCTTAGCAAATAGGTTATAGATACCATTAAGGGTTAACAAATCAGACTCGATTTCAGAAGAAGAACAATATGACAATTAGCGATTTGATTACATCTGCGCAAGCAATCACACCAACCATCACTCAATTCTGTCATCAGGCTTGGCAACTTAATGCGAAAGCGCTTTATGTTGAGAGCAATGATAGTCAGAGCTACTTGATTACCGATGTGACGCCTTTTCACCCTGTTAGTCATATTTGGCCCGATCACCCAGCAGACCGAGGCTTTGTCAGCGTAAATGGTGAACAGTATATTGTGGAAGGTTGCCTTGTTGGTGCAGTAGAACAATCCACTGGAAAACTTTCTATCGCAGCAGATATCCCTGTTAAGCGTGATACGGAAGGGTGGGCGTTTGTGGTTGTTCACCAACTACCGGCATCGGCTTCTATGATTAATATTGGCGATGAAGTTGAGTTATCGGTTGATAAAGAGTACCAAGCAAGCTTGAGCCGTGGACATAGTGCTGGTCATATCGCTTTCTTAGCGTTGAATAAAGTATTGGCTGAGAGTTACTGGCGTAAAGATGCGGATAGAAAAGACCCACTTGGTAGTTACGATTTCAATAGCTATGCGCAAGTCACCAGCTTTGTGACCCCAGAACTATGCACCGACAAGTATCGTTTGGGCAAAACCTTGAAGAAACGCGGTTTGAACGTCGCAGACATGCTAGCAAACCTTAAAGGGGTTGAAGCCGACATTAATCAAATGATTGCAGGCTGGCTAGCAGAGTCTACTTCAGTCGCAATGAGACTGGAAGGCGAGGCATTAACGGACTCTCGTTACTGGGAATGGCAGCTTAATGCAGACACTCTCGTGTCTATTCCGTGTGGTGGTACTCACATTGAGAATACGTCAGAGCTTAAGGCATTATCGGTTAAGCTAACCCAGTTAGATGACCAACATATTGAAATGCTGACGCATGTAATTCGATGATTTAGGTTACAGATCAAAATGGCTTGTGCTGTTTATTTTATTTTTGCATGTAACTTTTGATATAAATGACTATTTAAAATCGAAATGCAGCATATGTAACTTATGCTTTCGGTGTGTGGTGATATAAATATTCTTTTTGGGGTAGATCGCTGATCAAAATAGATAAAGCGAAAGATCAACCTATGATCTTCGATTGTGTGTACGTCTTATTTAGTGTGTTATTATTAACCAATAGTAAGCTTGCATAAGAACAAGCTGTGCCCAATTACACAATTGAAAGTTTTAGTGAATGGAACAACAATTTTTATTAGAAGGCCACCGAGCAGTCAACAGTTTGCTTCGGAAGCTTGCTCTTGGGATGGATCGTAAGGATTTAAACCATAAGATCATTCAGCTTACCGAGCAGCTTTTTGGCCAACGTATGGCTTCAATATTATTGCTCAACTCTGAGTCAAAGACTTTACACCTAGAATATGCCCCGAACTTGCCTGATTTTTATAATCAGCAGATCGAGGGGGTGGGGATTGGTGTAGGGATTGGTTCTTGTGGCGAGGCGGCTGCGCTTAAGAAAGCGGTTATGGTCTCCAATATAAATGAACACCCTAATTGGGCTCCTTTCTTAGCGCTGACTAATCAAGCTAACCTTCATGCTTGTTGGTCGGTGCCAATTATCTCGTCACATGGTCATGTATTAGGGACGTTTGCAATTTACAGTCAGTATGTCTCTGAACCGCATGAATCTGAGCTAGAAATCTTGGATTTGTTGGCTTCTTTGTATTCAGTCGCATTGGAAAAGTACGAGTTGGAAAACCAACTTAACTTCTTTGCCAATCGCGATTCTCTTACTCATTGTTTGAATCGCCGCGCATTGTTTAACGAAGCCGAAAAGGTCTTAGCCAAGCGATGCTTTGCGCAAAAGGTTATGGCATGCCTATTTGTCGACGTCGATAAATTCAAATCGATAAATGACACCTATGGTCATAGTTTCGGTGATGATGTGCTGTTAGCGGTTGCAAAAGTCCTTGATGAGGCGACCTCAGCATGTGCCAAGATAGGTCGTTATGGTGGCGATGAGTTTGTGGTATTTTCTTGTTTTGATGATCAAAAAAGCGTATTTAACTTTTACCACAACTTAGAAAAGGCACTAGAACAAGCGCTTTACATTAACGGTGTACAGTTTTCGGTAAGTGTTGGACTTGCTTGTGAAGAAGAGCCTCAAGGATTAGAACAGTTGATTGCACAAGCTGATAAGAACATGTATCAAATCAAGCAAGCTAAGTCTCAGCAGTAGTAGATTGTCGAAATAGTAGTGAATTAGGAAATGCTAATGAGTGAAAATATCTGCCCTAAGTGTCAGTCAGAGCTAGGTTGGGATGGCAAGTATCACTGTGAAAATTGTCAGGCTCACTTTACTAAAGTTGGATTTTGCCCTGAGTGCAGCAGCCAATTAGAGAAGCTTCAAGCCTGTGGTGCCGCGAGCTATTTTTGTAATAGTGATTGCAACGAGCTCAAGTCGAAGTCGCGAGTGCGTTTTGAGTTTGAAGTTTCAATTGAAAATGACCAGTAACGAGTTAACAGACCGATTATAGTAAACATTAAGCAAATGGTCTTTGGTATTGTCTTCGCTTGCTTAATAAATGAAGCGCCACTCTGATAGTAAAGTGGCGCTATTGTCTATTATCTGGTGTTCAAGTTATTCAGAAACACAAGACACATAGTCAGCTTCAGAGGTAGGTTGATCAAAACGAAATTGAGAATCTCCAAGATCTAAGTTGTAGTATCTGTCTCCAGATTTAAACGTGGTACTCCAATAGTGGCGATCGGTTGGCCAGCCATAGTTTTGCCACATATTACCTTTGATATTACGTAAACCTTGACCTTGAGTGACACCTAAATCAGTAGAGTCATTTGTATTTAATCCTAGCTCATGCGCGTTTGTTGAGCGCCAATTATCGCGACCTGCATAGTTTATTGAGGCCAAGTGTTTACACCATCGGGCATATTGACTGTTCTCGATACCCACACCGTCATATGAGAGTTGATCAAATCTCGCAAATACACCGCCATTTGGCCCTTGAGAACCTGATTCATTATAACCATCGACGTAGGTAAGACCATTGTTGGTATTGATATCGCCTTTAGAAGTTACAAAGCCAAGTTCTTGTACTAATGCGACACTAGGGCTTGATGTATACCACAACGCTTTACCATCAACTTCGGCTGTAGCAATTTTTAAACAACTACCTTTTGCATTTTCTTGGTCGGTATCATTTAATTGACTACCGCATACAGCGTTGCTGAAGCTAGAGAAGGCGTCATTGATGGTCATTTCGTATGAACCACTTTGACCGTCAAGTCCTCCTTTACCAGTCCACGTTATCGTTACTTTGATTGGCCCTTGTGAAGTATCTGCATTACTTGTATCTATATTCCCATCGCTATCGATAGTGACTCCACTACTGGCTGGGGAAACACTCCATTCAACGAGATCTGGATCTGACGTAATGTACTCGTCACCATTTCCATCGGTTAATACAGCCGCAGCTTTTAAATTATCACCTTTATAAATACTGTCTGTCGTGGACAGCGTCGTACCGTCTTTGCTTAGCGCTACGTTAGTATTAGACACTGTCCCGAGAGTTAGTGAAAAAGTTTCAGACTGGGAGGTTACACCATTAAATATCCCCGCCGATTTATAGGTTGCCGTAGCGGTGATGCTGTTACTTCCAATCAATGCTATGGTTTTATCGTTTTTTCCAACCGTTATCTTTCCTTCGGTATCAATTGAAAGGCCTTCGGTCACAGGGCTTACTGACCATGTGATAGCGTCGGTGTCAGCTATATCTAATGTTGTACGGGTTTGATCACTCCCTTCGACCTTATACTCAACAAAAGCTTGGTTTGTTAACCCGACAGCAACGTGAGTATTTTCAAGTTTTAATAGAACTGTATTTGTTAAAACGGCCCCTGGCTCTGTTACTGTTATTCTGGCCGATGAGGATTTAGATGAACCGGTAGCTGAAATATCGGTTTCTCCACTCGAATTTGCGGTGACATCTACGGTACTTTTATGACCGTCGTAACCCGAATCGGCAGGGTTGTAGACTGATGCAATACTCTCGTTATCACTCAGCCAAGCAACTAAGCCAGATACGTTTTTCTGCATGTCATTAGCAAATGTCGCCGTTGCAGAAAGTTGACCTTTTAGATCTTGCTCTAATCCTAAAGCCGCGGGGGTCACTGTTAAATCTGTTAACGCAGAGCCCTTATTTCCGTCAATCGACCCATCTTCTGCGGGAGATACGTATAAACCATCACAATCAGGTGTATGGTGTTCACCTGCTTCGCAATACCCGTTTAGGTTACTGCTGCCGTTGTCGCCTTGGCCATCGCCATCGTTGTCTGCACCGCCACAGTCAGGCTTTCCATCTTCTTGCGGCATAGAGCAGAAGCCATCATATGGGTCGGAAGGGTCGTTAGGATCCCAGCCTTCGATGGTTTCTTTACCATTTGGGATACCATCACCGTCGCTGTCAATATTGCCATCAACAACAGGGTCATTAGGGTCGTTTGGATCCCAACCTTCGACTACTTCCCGTCCATTTTCAATCCCATCACCGTCATCGTCAGAGGCACCGTTAGCGACAGGGTCGTTAGGATCACTCGGGTCCCAACCTTCTATAGTTTCTTTGCCATCTTTTATTCCGTCGCCGTCACTATCTGAATCGCCCTTGTTTACGGGGTCGTTAGGATCATCAGGATTCCAGCCTTCAACCGTTTCTTTACCATTTTTAATCCCGTCGCCATCACTATCGGAATCTCCGTTCTTAACCGGGTCATCTGGGTTT encodes the following:
- the der gene encoding ribosome biogenesis GTPase Der, producing MVPVVALVGRPNVGKSTLFNRLTRTRDALVADFPGLTRDRKYGHAHFSEHDFIVIDTGGIDGTEEGVETKMAEQSLAAIDEADVVLFMVDGRAGLTPSDVAIAKHLRQLEKPSMLVVNKVDGIDPDAASADFWQLGVEDMYQIAAAHGRGVTALIDLALNPFAEALKAENGEVSDLTEFEDEEEEQVDFTEEEAEEEFKRLQDQPIKLAIIGRPNVGKSTLTNRILGEERVVVYDMPGTTRDSIYIPMQRDEREYVLIDTAGVRRRKNINETVEKFSVVKTLKAIEDANVVLLLIDARDNISDQDLSLLGFALNAGRSIVIAVNKWDGLDSDVKDRVKKELDRRLGFVDFARIHFISALHGTGVGHLFESVQEAYKSATTRVGTSVLTRIMKMATDDHQPPMVRGRRVKLKYAHAGGYNPPIIVIHGNQVRNLPDSYKRFLMNYYRRSLEIMGTPIRIQFQNSENPFEAKTNKLTISQERKRKRMMSMMKGRK
- a CDS encoding alanyl-tRNA editing protein, translating into MTISDLITSAQAITPTITQFCHQAWQLNAKALYVESNDSQSYLITDVTPFHPVSHIWPDHPADRGFVSVNGEQYIVEGCLVGAVEQSTGKLSIAADIPVKRDTEGWAFVVVHQLPASASMINIGDEVELSVDKEYQASLSRGHSAGHIAFLALNKVLAESYWRKDADRKDPLGSYDFNSYAQVTSFVTPELCTDKYRLGKTLKKRGLNVADMLANLKGVEADINQMIAGWLAESTSVAMRLEGEALTDSRYWEWQLNADTLVSIPCGGTHIENTSELKALSVKLTQLDDQHIEMLTHVIR
- a CDS encoding sensor domain-containing diguanylate cyclase, which translates into the protein MEQQFLLEGHRAVNSLLRKLALGMDRKDLNHKIIQLTEQLFGQRMASILLLNSESKTLHLEYAPNLPDFYNQQIEGVGIGVGIGSCGEAAALKKAVMVSNINEHPNWAPFLALTNQANLHACWSVPIISSHGHVLGTFAIYSQYVSEPHESELEILDLLASLYSVALEKYELENQLNFFANRDSLTHCLNRRALFNEAEKVLAKRCFAQKVMACLFVDVDKFKSINDTYGHSFGDDVLLAVAKVLDEATSACAKIGRYGGDEFVVFSCFDDQKSVFNFYHNLEKALEQALYINGVQFSVSVGLACEEEPQGLEQLIAQADKNMYQIKQAKSQQ
- a CDS encoding zinc ribbon domain-containing protein, with the translated sequence MSENICPKCQSELGWDGKYHCENCQAHFTKVGFCPECSSQLEKLQACGAASYFCNSDCNELKSKSRVRFEFEVSIENDQ
- a CDS encoding Ig-like domain-containing protein; amino-acid sequence: MQYWKVKAVKVTPSMILLSSLIITGCQDKTSDDALLARQSTKACETKYTDYCDSDGDGISDSKERESGWDSNDPHVPVENGNLDYDGDGIKNGRESVANWDMNDPNDPVNNGNFDSDGDGIKDGREAIEGWDSNDPNSPVIDGDADEDRDGINKGLEEIEGWSDTNPDDPVKNGDSDSDGDGIKNGKETVEGWNPDDPNDPVNKGDSDSDGDGIKDGKETIEGWDPSDPNDPVANGASDDDGDGIENGREVVEGWDPNDPNDPVVDGNIDSDGDGIPNGKETIEGWDPNDPSDPYDGFCSMPQEDGKPDCGGADNDGDGQGDNGSSNLNGYCEAGEHHTPDCDGLYVSPAEDGSIDGNKGSALTDLTVTPAALGLEQDLKGQLSATATFANDMQKNVSGLVAWLSDNESIASVYNPADSGYDGHKSTVDVTANSSGETDISATGSSKSSSARITVTEPGAVLTNTVLLKLENTHVAVGLTNQAFVEYKVEGSDQTRTTLDIADTDAITWSVSPVTEGLSIDTEGKITVGKNDKTIALIGSNSITATATYKSAGIFNGVTSQSETFSLTLGTVSNTNVALSKDGTTLSTTDSIYKGDNLKAAAVLTDGNGDEYITSDPDLVEWSVSPASSGVTIDSDGNIDTSNADTSQGPIKVTITWTGKGGLDGQSGSYEMTINDAFSSFSNAVCGSQLNDTDQENAKGSCLKIATAEVDGKALWYTSSPSVALVQELGFVTSKGDINTNNGLTYVDGYNESGSQGPNGGVFARFDQLSYDGVGIENSQYARWCKHLASINYAGRDNWRSTNAHELGLNTNDSTDLGVTQGQGLRNIKGNMWQNYGWPTDRHYWSTTFKSGDRYYNLDLGDSQFRFDQPTSEADYVSCVSE